One window of the Gambusia affinis linkage group LG01, SWU_Gaff_1.0, whole genome shotgun sequence genome contains the following:
- the LOC122829961 gene encoding WAS/WASL-interacting protein family member 1 isoform X1, which yields MADKEDQGLDLPYKNLLVLGAIAAASAFVVTILIVLVCVGCQRKSKSKHPPAGDKGTSVNMQGTLRHPKLNSMSKSDTRLHEINRFPCNGNSVSKSRPASMDLLLLHSRRSQTDLRPSHGRQLPQIPTSPQASGQGGGGGGVGGEAGGEGGGGNGGGGGGGGAEARDHTYTEVGLRNNPTPTRYLDDGLYESVGIREAEAAPRVPSAPLTSSSSTPSTVRAAQSPPTLSGTRSGNGQGNAGRGNGRGNGVTNGTMAGRGNGASGVSRSPLSSVNSLVNQDPAAAEYASIRKFKKVDKLSRKENNGADSMSDSQSSVSDSPSAGPLPLHRSQEFPRKPQEPFHLHSFPKEAVFIGNGEQYIWKPPEDDDIITLHPPPLRGENGQPGHPSPPTAKEIADTYSIVCKTQKKKPPMEHNGAKTLPRSFGGDRGNRGRGRGVQGQARSQEEPCYEPVGDRSWSSAVSESDPAYASIDAHRKREQGATNNSTGGGSATLKRKKQNPQQQQQHQAAPAALQGSGPIAPPVRGLPGGENFYETISDVKQGGNTSGTTTIFTFNDGMEMYVTGL from the exons ATGGCTGACAAGGAAGACCAAGGTTTAGACCTCCCCTACAaaaacctgctggttctgggaGCAATCGCAGCAGCCTCCGCCTTTGTGGTCACCATCCTTATCGTCCTCGTCTGTGTAGGCTGCCAAAG AAAAAGCAAGAGCAAGCACCCCCCGGCCGGAGACAAAGGGACATCTGTAAATATG CAGGGTACGCTTCGGCATCCAAAACTGAACTCCATGAGTAAATCTGACACCAGGCTGCATGAGATCAATCGCTTTCCCTGCAATGGAAACT CTGTTAGCAAGAGCCGCCCGGCCAGTATGGacctcctgctcctccacaGTCGGCGCTCCCAGACGGACCTGAGGCCCTCCCACGGCCGCCAGCTCCCCCAGATTCCCACCAGTCCCCAGGCGTCTGGCCAGGGAGGCGGAGGGGGCGGTGTTGGAGGGGAAGCGGGAGGTGAAGGCGGAGGCGGGaatggaggtggaggtggaggtggcgGAGCAGAGGCCAGAGACCACACCTACACTGAAGTTGGCCTGCGCAATAACCCGACGCCCACCCGTTACCTGGACGATGGTCTGTACGAAAGCGTCGGTATTCGGGAAGCCGAAGCGGCTCCCAGAGTGCCCTCTGCTCCGCTGACATCATCAAGCAGCACGCCATCGACGGTCAGAGCCGCTCAGAGCCCCCCGACTCTCTCAGGAACTCGTAGTGGGAACGGGCAAGGAAAC gCTGGTAGAGGGAACGGCAGAGGAAACGGCGTCACTAATGGAACCATGGCAGGGAGAGGAAACGGAGCGAGCGGCGTTAGCAGATCTCCTCTGTCCTCTGTGAATTCCCTGGTCAATCAAGATCCGGCTGCAGCTGAATATGCTTCCATACGGAAGTTTAAAAAG GTAGACAAGTTAAGTCGGAAGGAGAATAATGGAGCTGACAGCATGTCAGACAGCCAGTCGAGCGTGAGCGACTCCCCCTCCGCTGGTCCTCTTCCCCTACATCGCAGTCAAGAGTTTCCACGCAAGCCGCAGGAGCCGTTCCATCTGCACTCTTTCCCGAAG GAAGCGGTGTTCATAGGCAATGGGGAGCAGTACATCTGGAAGCCTCCGGAGGACGACGACATCATCACCTTGCACCCACCTCCGCTCCGGGGAGAGAACGGACAGCCGGGGCATCCATCGCCTCCAACTGCAAAGGAG ATTGCAGACACTTACTCCATTGTGTgcaaaacccagaaaaaaaaacctcccatGGAGCACAACGGAGCAAAGACCCTTCCGCGCTCCTTCGGAGGGGACAGGGGAAACCGAGGCCGAGGCCGAGGAGTCCAGGGCCAGGCCCGTTCTCAAGAGGAGCCCTGCTACGAGCCTGTGGGGGACCGGTCCTGGTCTTCTGCCGTGTCCGAGTCAGACCCTGCATACGCGAGTATCGACGCCCACAGGAAACGTGAGCAGGGAGCTACCAATAACAGCACAGGTGGGGGTAGCGCCACtctgaagaggaagaagcaaaaccctcagcagcagcagcaacatcagGCAGCACCAGCAGCACTACAAGGCTCAGGGCCCATTGCTCCTCCAGTCAGAGGCCTCCCCGGTGGGGAAAACTTCTATGAAACCATCAGCGATGTAAAACAGGGAGGCAACACTTCTGGCACTACCACCATCTTCACCTTCAACGATGGGATGGAGATGTACGTCACCGGTCTGTAG
- the LOC122829961 gene encoding WAS/WASL-interacting protein family member 1 isoform X2 → MADKEDQGLDLPYKNLLVLGAIAAASAFVVTILIVLVCVGCQRKSKSKHPPAGDKGTSVNMGTLRHPKLNSMSKSDTRLHEINRFPCNGNSVSKSRPASMDLLLLHSRRSQTDLRPSHGRQLPQIPTSPQASGQGGGGGGVGGEAGGEGGGGNGGGGGGGGAEARDHTYTEVGLRNNPTPTRYLDDGLYESVGIREAEAAPRVPSAPLTSSSSTPSTVRAAQSPPTLSGTRSGNGQGNAGRGNGRGNGVTNGTMAGRGNGASGVSRSPLSSVNSLVNQDPAAAEYASIRKFKKVDKLSRKENNGADSMSDSQSSVSDSPSAGPLPLHRSQEFPRKPQEPFHLHSFPKEAVFIGNGEQYIWKPPEDDDIITLHPPPLRGENGQPGHPSPPTAKEIADTYSIVCKTQKKKPPMEHNGAKTLPRSFGGDRGNRGRGRGVQGQARSQEEPCYEPVGDRSWSSAVSESDPAYASIDAHRKREQGATNNSTGGGSATLKRKKQNPQQQQQHQAAPAALQGSGPIAPPVRGLPGGENFYETISDVKQGGNTSGTTTIFTFNDGMEMYVTGL, encoded by the exons ATGGCTGACAAGGAAGACCAAGGTTTAGACCTCCCCTACAaaaacctgctggttctgggaGCAATCGCAGCAGCCTCCGCCTTTGTGGTCACCATCCTTATCGTCCTCGTCTGTGTAGGCTGCCAAAG AAAAAGCAAGAGCAAGCACCCCCCGGCCGGAGACAAAGGGACATCTGTAAATATG GGTACGCTTCGGCATCCAAAACTGAACTCCATGAGTAAATCTGACACCAGGCTGCATGAGATCAATCGCTTTCCCTGCAATGGAAACT CTGTTAGCAAGAGCCGCCCGGCCAGTATGGacctcctgctcctccacaGTCGGCGCTCCCAGACGGACCTGAGGCCCTCCCACGGCCGCCAGCTCCCCCAGATTCCCACCAGTCCCCAGGCGTCTGGCCAGGGAGGCGGAGGGGGCGGTGTTGGAGGGGAAGCGGGAGGTGAAGGCGGAGGCGGGaatggaggtggaggtggaggtggcgGAGCAGAGGCCAGAGACCACACCTACACTGAAGTTGGCCTGCGCAATAACCCGACGCCCACCCGTTACCTGGACGATGGTCTGTACGAAAGCGTCGGTATTCGGGAAGCCGAAGCGGCTCCCAGAGTGCCCTCTGCTCCGCTGACATCATCAAGCAGCACGCCATCGACGGTCAGAGCCGCTCAGAGCCCCCCGACTCTCTCAGGAACTCGTAGTGGGAACGGGCAAGGAAAC gCTGGTAGAGGGAACGGCAGAGGAAACGGCGTCACTAATGGAACCATGGCAGGGAGAGGAAACGGAGCGAGCGGCGTTAGCAGATCTCCTCTGTCCTCTGTGAATTCCCTGGTCAATCAAGATCCGGCTGCAGCTGAATATGCTTCCATACGGAAGTTTAAAAAG GTAGACAAGTTAAGTCGGAAGGAGAATAATGGAGCTGACAGCATGTCAGACAGCCAGTCGAGCGTGAGCGACTCCCCCTCCGCTGGTCCTCTTCCCCTACATCGCAGTCAAGAGTTTCCACGCAAGCCGCAGGAGCCGTTCCATCTGCACTCTTTCCCGAAG GAAGCGGTGTTCATAGGCAATGGGGAGCAGTACATCTGGAAGCCTCCGGAGGACGACGACATCATCACCTTGCACCCACCTCCGCTCCGGGGAGAGAACGGACAGCCGGGGCATCCATCGCCTCCAACTGCAAAGGAG ATTGCAGACACTTACTCCATTGTGTgcaaaacccagaaaaaaaaacctcccatGGAGCACAACGGAGCAAAGACCCTTCCGCGCTCCTTCGGAGGGGACAGGGGAAACCGAGGCCGAGGCCGAGGAGTCCAGGGCCAGGCCCGTTCTCAAGAGGAGCCCTGCTACGAGCCTGTGGGGGACCGGTCCTGGTCTTCTGCCGTGTCCGAGTCAGACCCTGCATACGCGAGTATCGACGCCCACAGGAAACGTGAGCAGGGAGCTACCAATAACAGCACAGGTGGGGGTAGCGCCACtctgaagaggaagaagcaaaaccctcagcagcagcagcaacatcagGCAGCACCAGCAGCACTACAAGGCTCAGGGCCCATTGCTCCTCCAGTCAGAGGCCTCCCCGGTGGGGAAAACTTCTATGAAACCATCAGCGATGTAAAACAGGGAGGCAACACTTCTGGCACTACCACCATCTTCACCTTCAACGATGGGATGGAGATGTACGTCACCGGTCTGTAG